A genome region from Microplitis mediator isolate UGA2020A chromosome 4, iyMicMedi2.1, whole genome shotgun sequence includes the following:
- the LOC130666418 gene encoding 28S ribosomal protein S9, mitochondrial isoform X1 codes for MLMSVNTMLRQCNVSKNSREITYAQVLLKSYLSTHVVENTEDDRFKYTKKMNNAMRAYLQRAEEYDKFIKKETRDYQIGKRHLANMMGENPDTFNQDSVNKSIEYLFPSGLYEPKARPIMEEAKKIFPPKKAAQFNEEGRPFQSMFYTTRPNYYSVLYDIVEQIEILNKFEDSEMKKGILPNETNKANLIGSQWITKTDFEKIFLEPINDNDFEALLAALQRLALHPYSANAQNFIMKFRTLKKVQTEALIIPPLEYDDQGRPFIVVTGCWRNTSTGVVKILGNGSGKITINGRDITYFRHIQYREQILFPLIFTGMEKSVDIEATVENGGPTGQSGAIRWGIAWGLRSFVDKKMMERMRIAGLLTRDWRTKERKKPGQEGARRKFTWKKR; via the exons ATGTTGATGAGTGTCAACACAATGTTAAGACAATGtaatgtttcaaaaaattcaagagaAATTACTTATGCTCAG gTTTTGTTGAAGAGTTATTTATCAACTCATGTAGTAGAGAATACCGAAGACGATCgatttaaatatacaaaaaaaatgaataatgcTATGAGAGCATATTTACAAAGAGCTGAAGAGTATG ataagtttataaaaaaagaaacgaGGGATTATCAAATAGGTAAAAGACATTTGGCAAACATGATGGGTGAAAATCCCGATACATTTAATCAAGATTCTGTCAAT aaatcgATTGAGTATTTATTTCCATCTGGTTTATATGAACCAAAGGCTCGACCTATTATGGAagaagctaaaaaaatttttccaccaAAAAAAGCAGCTCAGTTTAATGAAGAAGGTAGACCATTTCAATCAATGTTTTATACGACGAGACCTAATTATTATTCTGTGCTCTAC gaTATCGTCGAgcaaatagaaattttaaataaatttgaagataGCGAGATGAAAAAAGGAATTTTACCAAATGAAACGAATAAAGC aaatttaattggGTCTCAATGGATCACCAAAActgatttcgaaaaaatcttCCTCGAGCCTATAAACGACAATGAT TTCGAAGCGTTGCTGGCTGCTCTCCAAAGATTAGCGCTACATCCTTATTCAGCAAATGCTCAGAATTTCATCATGAAGTTTAGAACACTGAAAAAAGTTCAGACTGAAGCATTGATTATTCCACCT ttagaGTACGACGATCAAGGAAGGCCGTTTATTGTAGTAACAG GTTGTTGGCGAAACACATCTACCGgtgtagtaaaaattttaggcAATGGTTCAGGAAAAATAACGATTAATGGTCGGGATATCACTTATTTTCGTCACATACAATATCGAGAACAG atCCTATTTCCATTGATTTTTACGGGAATGGAAAAGAGTGTTGACATTGAAGCAACTGTTGAAAATGGAGGACCTACCGGACAGTCCGGCGCAATTCGTTGGGGGATTGCCTGGGGCTTACGAAGTTTTGTTGATAAGAAAATGATGGAGAGAATGAGAATTG CTGGTCTGTTAACAAGAGATTGGCGAACGAAGGAACGAAAGAAGCCCGGCCAAGAAGGCGCGAGAAGAAAATTCACTTGGAAGaaacgttaa
- the LOC130666418 gene encoding 28S ribosomal protein S9, mitochondrial isoform X2: protein MNNAMRAYLQRAEEYDKFIKKETRDYQIGKRHLANMMGENPDTFNQDSVNKSIEYLFPSGLYEPKARPIMEEAKKIFPPKKAAQFNEEGRPFQSMFYTTRPNYYSVLYDIVEQIEILNKFEDSEMKKGILPNETNKANLIGSQWITKTDFEKIFLEPINDNDFEALLAALQRLALHPYSANAQNFIMKFRTLKKVQTEALIIPPLEYDDQGRPFIVVTGCWRNTSTGVVKILGNGSGKITINGRDITYFRHIQYREQILFPLIFTGMEKSVDIEATVENGGPTGQSGAIRWGIAWGLRSFVDKKMMERMRIAGLLTRDWRTKERKKPGQEGARRKFTWKKR from the exons atgaataatgcTATGAGAGCATATTTACAAAGAGCTGAAGAGTATG ataagtttataaaaaaagaaacgaGGGATTATCAAATAGGTAAAAGACATTTGGCAAACATGATGGGTGAAAATCCCGATACATTTAATCAAGATTCTGTCAAT aaatcgATTGAGTATTTATTTCCATCTGGTTTATATGAACCAAAGGCTCGACCTATTATGGAagaagctaaaaaaatttttccaccaAAAAAAGCAGCTCAGTTTAATGAAGAAGGTAGACCATTTCAATCAATGTTTTATACGACGAGACCTAATTATTATTCTGTGCTCTAC gaTATCGTCGAgcaaatagaaattttaaataaatttgaagataGCGAGATGAAAAAAGGAATTTTACCAAATGAAACGAATAAAGC aaatttaattggGTCTCAATGGATCACCAAAActgatttcgaaaaaatcttCCTCGAGCCTATAAACGACAATGAT TTCGAAGCGTTGCTGGCTGCTCTCCAAAGATTAGCGCTACATCCTTATTCAGCAAATGCTCAGAATTTCATCATGAAGTTTAGAACACTGAAAAAAGTTCAGACTGAAGCATTGATTATTCCACCT ttagaGTACGACGATCAAGGAAGGCCGTTTATTGTAGTAACAG GTTGTTGGCGAAACACATCTACCGgtgtagtaaaaattttaggcAATGGTTCAGGAAAAATAACGATTAATGGTCGGGATATCACTTATTTTCGTCACATACAATATCGAGAACAG atCCTATTTCCATTGATTTTTACGGGAATGGAAAAGAGTGTTGACATTGAAGCAACTGTTGAAAATGGAGGACCTACCGGACAGTCCGGCGCAATTCGTTGGGGGATTGCCTGGGGCTTACGAAGTTTTGTTGATAAGAAAATGATGGAGAGAATGAGAATTG CTGGTCTGTTAACAAGAGATTGGCGAACGAAGGAACGAAAGAAGCCCGGCCAAGAAGGCGCGAGAAGAAAATTCACTTGGAAGaaacgttaa